In a genomic window of Streptomyces pristinaespiralis:
- a CDS encoding serine/threonine-protein kinase codes for MGDKDLVAERYRLEALIGTGSVSEVHRATDVRLGRKVAVKLLSGVQGMPEDAETRERFAREATALTRIVHPGVVTLFDYGVHEGIPYLVMPLLEGLNLAALVQETGRLPAPVVAWVGLSVAHALQAAHDANVLHRDVKPSNIGITPEGRVVLQDFGVAKLVGTDAITRAGTSPGTPQFMAPEIIQGGHPTVAADLYGLGVCLYQTITGELPFADAVDVGAILLRAVQGVAPTHGRHGLPDELTLVVDQLCAREPADRPYSATAVAEVLAPLVHDGKAALAGLVAGQARAEAVQGIFAPPAVPPADAAAEGPEYDWTATVPPPGDHSHHHAPGFPPTLSVGVRRLVLSSMTPQNAASRLREAVNLVLRGRLQEAAQMFAVIVPVCVASLGPDHETTLTSQYWHGICLARLGAGPEAVELFAQVNKMVDRRKDGNGASPHREGHGNGGR; via the coding sequence ATGGGAGACAAGGACTTAGTCGCGGAGCGGTACCGCCTGGAAGCGCTCATCGGCACCGGCTCGGTGAGCGAGGTCCACCGCGCGACGGACGTACGCCTCGGCCGCAAGGTCGCCGTGAAACTCCTCTCCGGTGTCCAGGGCATGCCCGAGGACGCCGAGACGAGGGAGCGGTTCGCCCGCGAGGCCACGGCGCTGACCCGCATCGTGCACCCCGGTGTGGTGACGCTCTTCGACTACGGCGTGCACGAGGGCATCCCGTACCTGGTCATGCCCCTGCTGGAGGGGCTGAACCTCGCCGCTCTGGTGCAGGAGACCGGCCGGCTGCCCGCTCCGGTCGTCGCCTGGGTGGGCCTGTCCGTCGCCCATGCGCTCCAGGCGGCGCACGACGCGAACGTGCTGCACCGCGACGTGAAGCCCTCGAACATCGGCATCACCCCCGAGGGCCGGGTGGTCCTCCAGGACTTCGGCGTAGCCAAGCTCGTCGGCACCGATGCCATCACCCGGGCGGGCACGTCCCCCGGCACGCCGCAGTTCATGGCCCCCGAGATCATCCAGGGCGGCCACCCGACCGTCGCGGCGGACCTCTACGGACTGGGCGTCTGCCTGTACCAGACGATCACCGGCGAACTGCCGTTCGCCGACGCCGTCGACGTCGGCGCGATACTCCTACGCGCGGTGCAGGGCGTGGCACCGACCCACGGCCGCCACGGCCTCCCCGACGAACTGACACTCGTCGTCGACCAGTTGTGTGCCAGGGAGCCGGCCGACCGGCCCTACTCCGCGACCGCTGTCGCCGAGGTGCTCGCCCCGCTCGTCCACGACGGGAAGGCCGCCCTGGCCGGCCTCGTGGCCGGACAGGCCCGGGCGGAAGCGGTCCAGGGGATCTTCGCGCCGCCCGCCGTCCCCCCTGCCGACGCGGCGGCCGAGGGACCCGAGTACGACTGGACGGCCACTGTGCCGCCGCCCGGGGACCACTCCCATCACCACGCACCGGGCTTCCCGCCGACCCTGAGCGTCGGTGTCCGCCGCCTGGTCCTCAGCAGCATGACTCCCCAGAACGCCGCGTCCCGGCTGCGCGAAGCCGTCAACCTGGTGCTCCGTGGACGCCTCCAGGAGGCCGCGCAGATGTTCGCGGTGATCGTCCCCGTCTGCGTGGCGTCCCTGGGGCCCGACCACGAGACCACGCTGACCAGCCAGTACTGGCACGGCATCTGTCTGGCGCGCCTGGGAGCCGGGCCGGAAGCCGTCGAACTGTTCGCCCAGGTCAACAAGATGGTCGACCGACGGAAGGACGGAAACGGTGCATCACCTCACCGTGAGGGTCACGGCAACGGGGGACGGTGA
- a CDS encoding effector-associated constant component EACC1, producing MRVTATGDGEDALRSLLRWVHEDESLEGRVRGRIGAGSAPEPGSMGPGFDLAQFAVASGLSTSALVVSVLQWRSSLRRPPAVVLSRDGVEVRLAKEAADDPETLRRIMAALETRNDDGAR from the coding sequence GTGAGGGTCACGGCAACGGGGGACGGTGAGGACGCGCTGCGTTCGCTGCTCCGCTGGGTGCACGAGGACGAGAGCCTCGAAGGCCGCGTACGCGGCAGGATCGGCGCCGGCTCCGCACCCGAGCCCGGGAGCATGGGGCCCGGTTTCGACCTCGCCCAGTTCGCCGTCGCCAGCGGTCTGTCCACCAGCGCCCTGGTGGTCTCCGTGCTCCAGTGGCGCTCGTCCCTGCGGCGTCCGCCCGCGGTCGTCCTCAGCCGCGACGGCGTGGAGGTCCGCCTCGCCAAGGAGGCCGCGGACGACCCGGAGACACTGCGCAGAATCATGGCCGCTCTGGAGACGCGGAACGATGACGGCGCTCGCTGA